The following are from one region of the Synechococcus sp. CBW1108 genome:
- a CDS encoding cell division protein FtsQ/DivIB, with protein MSTPSPPGSERRRQLRQQRIRERLRNSWRLVVLLALSGGLGYGLLRQGWMLSGPSQVEVIGSELVRPKHVVQAAQLTFPQPLLALEPKRIATAVVNALPVEQVQVRRLMAPPRLRIELVDRQAVARAQRRTAKGIEQGYVDRFGHWLSIRQSRALATKGSKGFLVLGWQPSYRPVLALVLAQRERLELGSDLRQIRFDPGGNIWLESASLGQVRLGPADGQLARRLEVLGHLQKQLPAQIKARRLPSIDLSDPEQPELGLPGPAAAPPQPPS; from the coding sequence GTGAGCACCCCTTCGCCGCCCGGGTCGGAACGCCGGCGCCAGCTGCGTCAGCAGCGGATCAGGGAGCGGCTACGCAACTCCTGGCGGCTGGTGGTGCTGCTCGCCCTCTCCGGCGGCCTGGGCTATGGCCTGCTGCGGCAGGGCTGGATGTTGAGCGGGCCCAGCCAGGTGGAGGTCATCGGCAGTGAGCTGGTGAGGCCAAAGCACGTGGTGCAGGCTGCCCAGCTGACCTTTCCCCAGCCCCTGCTGGCACTGGAGCCCAAGCGGATCGCCACCGCAGTGGTGAATGCCCTGCCGGTGGAGCAGGTGCAGGTGCGCCGGCTGATGGCGCCGCCCCGGCTGCGCATCGAGCTGGTGGATCGCCAGGCGGTGGCCCGGGCCCAGCGCCGCACCGCCAAGGGAATTGAACAGGGCTACGTCGACCGATTCGGCCACTGGCTGAGCATTCGCCAGAGCAGGGCGCTGGCCACCAAGGGCAGCAAGGGATTTCTGGTTTTGGGCTGGCAGCCCAGCTATCGCCCAGTTCTTGCCCTGGTGCTGGCCCAGCGGGAGCGCCTTGAGCTGGGCTCCGATCTCCGCCAGATTCGCTTCGATCCCGGGGGCAACATCTGGCTGGAGAGCGCCAGCCTGGGCCAGGTGCGTCTGGGCCCGGCAGACGGCCAACTGGCCCGGCGGCTGGAGGTGCTCGGCCACCTGCAGAAGCAATTGCCAGCGCAGATAAAGGCCCGCCGGCTTCCATCAATCGACCTCAGCGATCCGGAGCAGCCGGAACTCGGCCTGCCCGGCCCGGCGGCAGCGCCGCCCCAGCCCCCTTCATGA
- the panB gene encoding 3-methyl-2-oxobutanoate hydroxymethyltransferase: protein MRPADLASRKLAGLPITVLTAWDSLSGALVAEAGADAVLVGDSLAMTVLGHATTLPVTLEEMLHHTRATGRGLASVCSPGQEPLLICDLPFLSYQCSADAAVAAAGRVLKETPAAAVKLEGAEPETLAVIDRLVRSGIPVMGHIGLTPQSVHQLGYRRQGNDDVSREKLRRQALALQVAGCFALVLEHVPPELGADLQRALALPVIGIGAGEACDGQVRVTADLLGLTSRQPPFSPALLPGRALALEALRSWIGSWPQPAQAPPAAPATRPATPAAPHC from the coding sequence CTGCGCCCCGCAGACCTGGCGAGCCGCAAACTGGCCGGACTGCCGATCACGGTGTTGACGGCCTGGGATTCCCTCTCGGGAGCGCTGGTGGCCGAAGCCGGTGCCGATGCGGTGCTCGTGGGCGATTCGCTGGCGATGACGGTGCTGGGCCACGCCACCACCCTGCCGGTGACCCTCGAGGAGATGTTGCACCACACCAGGGCCACCGGCAGGGGCCTGGCCAGCGTCTGCTCGCCCGGCCAGGAGCCGCTGCTGATCTGTGATCTGCCCTTCCTCAGCTACCAGTGCAGCGCCGACGCGGCCGTTGCGGCCGCTGGTCGGGTTCTGAAGGAAACCCCCGCCGCCGCCGTCAAGCTCGAGGGCGCCGAACCGGAAACCCTGGCGGTGATCGACCGGCTGGTGCGCAGCGGCATTCCGGTGATGGGCCACATCGGCCTGACGCCCCAGTCGGTGCACCAGCTCGGCTACCGCCGCCAGGGCAACGACGATGTCAGCCGGGAGAAACTGCGGCGCCAGGCGCTGGCCCTGCAGGTGGCTGGTTGCTTTGCCCTGGTGCTGGAACACGTGCCCCCGGAGCTCGGCGCTGACCTGCAGCGGGCCCTGGCGTTGCCGGTAATCGGCATCGGCGCCGGCGAGGCTTGCGACGGCCAGGTGCGCGTCACCGCCGACCTGCTGGGCCTCACCAGCCGCCAGCCGCCCTTCAGTCCAGCGCTGCTGCCAGGCCGGGCCCTGGCGCTGGAGGCGCTGCGCAGCTGGATTGGCTCCTGGCCCCAGCCAGCTCAAGCCCCTCCTGCTGCTCCTGCCACCAGGCCAGCAACTCCCGCAGCACCCCATTGCTGA
- the ftsZ gene encoding cell division protein FtsZ — MTESPIPTNGTQPSGGIVPSQTARIEVIGVGGGGSNAVNRMIASDLQGVGYRVLNTDAQALLQSASQKRIQLGMKLTRGLGAGGNPVIGQKAAEESRAELQESLQGTDLVFIAVGMGGGTGTGAAPILAEVAKEVGALTVGIVTKPFSFEGRKRMRQAEEGIARLAESVDTLIVIPNDRLRDAIAGAPLQEAFRTADDVLRMGVKGISDIITKPGLVNVDFADVRSVMADAGTALLGIGVGSGRSRAIEAAQAAISSPLLESARIDGAKGCVINISGGKDMTLEDMTTASEVIYEVVDPDANIIVGAVVDERLEGEIHVTVIATGFESGAFYMSERSTSSFSANKLYNNSQEERGAKIPPFLLNRQNQANL, encoded by the coding sequence ATGACCGAAAGCCCAATCCCCACCAATGGAACCCAGCCCTCGGGCGGGATCGTACCGAGCCAAACGGCCAGGATTGAAGTGATTGGGGTTGGCGGCGGCGGCAGCAATGCGGTGAATCGAATGATCGCCTCCGATCTCCAGGGGGTGGGCTATCGGGTACTCAACACCGACGCCCAGGCCCTGTTGCAGTCGGCTTCGCAGAAACGCATCCAGCTGGGGATGAAGCTGACCCGGGGCCTGGGGGCTGGGGGCAATCCGGTGATCGGCCAGAAGGCTGCTGAGGAGTCCAGGGCCGAGCTGCAGGAGTCGCTCCAAGGCACCGATCTGGTGTTCATTGCCGTCGGCATGGGCGGAGGAACCGGCACCGGCGCTGCGCCGATCCTGGCGGAGGTGGCCAAGGAAGTGGGCGCACTCACTGTGGGCATCGTCACCAAGCCCTTCAGCTTCGAGGGCCGTAAGCGGATGCGTCAGGCCGAAGAAGGCATCGCCCGTCTGGCCGAGAGCGTGGACACCCTGATCGTCATCCCCAACGACCGCCTGCGGGATGCGATCGCCGGAGCCCCCCTGCAGGAGGCCTTCCGCACCGCCGACGACGTGCTGCGCATGGGCGTCAAGGGAATCAGCGACATCATCACCAAGCCGGGGCTGGTCAACGTTGACTTCGCCGATGTGCGCTCGGTGATGGCCGACGCCGGCACGGCCCTGCTGGGCATCGGCGTGGGCTCCGGTCGCTCCCGCGCCATCGAAGCAGCCCAGGCGGCGATCAGCAGTCCCCTGCTGGAGTCGGCCCGCATTGACGGCGCCAAGGGCTGCGTGATCAACATCAGCGGCGGTAAGGACATGACCCTCGAGGACATGACCACCGCCTCGGAGGTGATCTACGAGGTGGTGGATCCCGACGCCAACATCATCGTGGGCGCCGTTGTGGACGAGCGGCTAGAGGGGGAGATCCACGTGACCGTGATCGCCACCGGCTTCGAGAGCGGCGCCTTCTACATGAGTGAGCGCAGCACCTCGAGCTTCAGTGCCAACAAGCTATACAACAACAGCCAGGAGGAGAGGGGCGCCAAGATCCCGCCCTTTCTGCTCAACCGCCAGAACCAGGCCAACCTCTAG
- a CDS encoding PIN/TRAM domain-containing protein has product MVDTLILILFVVSGTAAGWLGVDLLPEPLLLQVDKPEGLRTVLGGFGAFFGLLAGFFFGQLRRRLMAQVRSMPTDLLVSRAVGLILGLLVANLLLAPILLLPLPWEVVFVKPLAAVLSNVFFGVSGCNLAEVHGRTLLRLFNPSSTEALLVAEGVLQPASAKILDTSVIIDGRIRGLLDSGLLEGQVIVAQSVIDELQALADSANGEKRGRGRRGLKLLSELREIYGRRLVVNSTRYEGKGVDDKLLLLTADTGGTLLTADYNLAKVAEVKALKVLNLSELVIALRPEVRPGDELLLKIARDGKEADQGVGYLDDGTMVVVEGARGRIGERLEVVVTGALQNPTGRIVFARTDGPLAEPNAEAGPKRKQRAERNRSSPANSGSSDPQAGSPR; this is encoded by the coding sequence ATGGTGGACACCCTCATCCTGATCCTGTTTGTTGTCTCCGGCACGGCCGCTGGCTGGCTGGGGGTGGACCTGCTGCCGGAACCGCTGCTGCTGCAGGTGGACAAACCGGAGGGCCTACGCACGGTCCTGGGGGGCTTCGGGGCCTTCTTCGGCCTGCTGGCGGGCTTCTTCTTCGGCCAGCTGCGCCGCCGGCTGATGGCCCAGGTGCGCTCGATGCCCACCGACCTGCTGGTGAGCCGCGCCGTCGGCCTGATCCTGGGCCTGCTGGTGGCCAACCTGCTGCTGGCGCCGATCCTGCTGCTGCCCCTGCCCTGGGAGGTGGTGTTCGTCAAACCGCTGGCGGCGGTGCTCAGCAATGTTTTCTTTGGGGTGTCGGGCTGCAACCTGGCCGAAGTTCACGGCCGCACCCTGCTGCGCCTGTTCAACCCCAGCAGCACCGAGGCCCTGCTGGTGGCCGAAGGGGTGCTGCAGCCGGCCAGCGCCAAGATCCTCGACACCAGCGTGATCATTGATGGCCGCATCCGCGGCCTGCTGGATTCGGGCCTGCTGGAGGGCCAGGTGATCGTCGCCCAGAGCGTGATCGATGAGCTCCAGGCCCTGGCCGATTCGGCCAATGGCGAGAAGCGCGGCCGGGGCCGGCGCGGCCTCAAGCTGCTCAGCGAGCTGCGGGAGATCTATGGCCGGCGCCTGGTTGTGAACAGCACCCGCTACGAGGGCAAGGGGGTCGACGACAAGCTGCTGCTGCTCACCGCCGATACCGGCGGCACCCTGTTGACCGCCGACTACAACCTGGCCAAGGTGGCCGAGGTGAAGGCTCTCAAGGTGCTCAACCTCAGTGAGCTGGTCATCGCCCTGCGCCCCGAGGTGCGGCCCGGCGATGAGCTGCTGCTCAAGATTGCCCGCGACGGCAAGGAAGCAGACCAGGGCGTCGGCTACCTCGACGACGGGACCATGGTGGTGGTGGAAGGGGCCCGGGGCCGGATCGGCGAGCGGCTCGAGGTGGTCGTCACCGGCGCCCTGCAGAACCCCACCGGCCGGATTGTCTTTGCCCGCACCGATGGCCCGCTGGCAGAGCCCAATGCCGAAGCCGGCCCGAAGCGCAAACAACGGGCTGAGCGCAACAGGTCGAGCCCTGCCAATTCGGGCTCCAGCGATCCGCAGGCCGGTAGCCCCCGCTAG